A stretch of the Streptomyces sp. NBC_01428 genome encodes the following:
- a CDS encoding ABC transporter ATP-binding protein, with protein MSTTTDRTPEASRTPSGQRLLEVRNLAVTYPGGAAAVRGVDLSLDAGQKLGIAGESGCGKSTLALALLRLLPAGTHTSGEILLGGEDVLTMKWGRVRAVRWAGASIVFQGAMHSLNPVHRVGDQIAEPILLHKKATPAGARRRTGELLEQVGLPAARADAYPHELSGGQRQRVMIAMALACDPQLVIADEPTTALDVMIQAQILRLIEQLVSEQEVGLVMISHDLAVLADTCDRLAVMYAGRVVEEGPARQVYENARHPYGKALSAAFPRIGDAGSRFAPRGLPGDPPDPSDLPSGCTFHPRCPVAVDACVTDDQVLRDAGAGRRAACVHAGTAVDAEPVRSTP; from the coding sequence GTGAGCACGACGACCGACAGGACACCGGAGGCGTCCAGGACGCCGAGCGGGCAACGGCTGCTGGAGGTCAGGAACCTCGCCGTGACCTATCCGGGCGGCGCGGCCGCCGTACGCGGGGTGGACCTCTCGCTCGACGCGGGTCAGAAGCTCGGCATCGCGGGCGAGTCGGGGTGCGGCAAGTCCACGCTGGCGCTGGCCCTGCTGCGGCTGCTTCCCGCGGGCACGCACACCAGCGGGGAGATCCTCCTCGGCGGCGAGGACGTGCTGACCATGAAGTGGGGCCGAGTGCGGGCGGTGCGCTGGGCTGGCGCGTCGATCGTCTTCCAGGGCGCGATGCACTCGCTCAACCCGGTGCACCGCGTCGGCGACCAGATCGCCGAGCCGATCCTGCTGCACAAGAAGGCGACCCCGGCGGGCGCGCGGCGGAGAACGGGGGAACTCCTCGAACAGGTGGGGCTGCCGGCCGCCCGCGCGGACGCCTACCCGCACGAGCTGTCCGGCGGTCAGCGCCAACGCGTCATGATCGCCATGGCGTTGGCCTGCGACCCCCAGCTCGTCATCGCCGACGAGCCGACCACGGCGCTCGACGTGATGATCCAGGCGCAGATCCTCCGCCTGATCGAACAGCTCGTCAGCGAGCAGGAGGTGGGGCTCGTCATGATCAGCCACGACCTCGCCGTACTGGCCGACACCTGTGACCGGCTGGCCGTGATGTACGCGGGCCGCGTCGTCGAGGAGGGCCCCGCACGACAGGTCTACGAGAACGCCCGACACCCCTATGGAAAGGCCCTGTCGGCCGCCTTCCCGCGGATCGGCGATGCCGGGTCGCGGTTCGCGCCGCGCGGTCTGCCCGGCGATCCGCCCGACCCGTCCGACCTGCCGTCCGGCTGCACCTTCCACCCCCGCTGTCCGGTGGCCGTGGACGCGTGTGTGACGGACGACCAGGTGCTGCGGGACGCGGGGGCCGGCCGCCGGGCGGCCTGCGTCCACGCGGGCACGGCCGTGGACGCCGAACCGGTCAGGAGCACGCCATGA
- a CDS encoding ABC transporter ATP-binding protein, translating to MTTTPPVTTGPLLSARALHVAFPGRQGADRARAVDGVDLDIRPGEIVALVGESGCGKTTLARSLLGLVPPTGGGVTFDGRPLDYSSRALKAYRRRVQLVLQDPSGSLNPRHTVYDAVAEGLRIHGYGGDERAAVAGALSRAGLRPPERFFLRYPHELSGGQRQRVVIAGALVLEPELIVADEPVASLDASVRGEILALLLRLRDELGLSALVVTHDLGLAWNIADRVAVMYLGRIVETGPVEQVLTSPQHPYTQALLSVLPEAPGEPVVLGGEPPDPSRIPGGCRFHARCQVLASGEAERAGVADACRGQDLAVLDGAGGTQVACHWARAVRAEA from the coding sequence ATGACGACGACACCCCCCGTGACCACCGGGCCCCTGCTGAGCGCGCGGGCCCTGCACGTCGCCTTCCCCGGCCGGCAGGGCGCCGACCGCGCCCGTGCCGTCGACGGCGTCGACCTCGACATCCGGCCCGGCGAGATCGTCGCCCTGGTCGGCGAGTCGGGCTGCGGCAAGACGACTCTGGCCCGCTCACTGCTCGGTCTGGTCCCGCCGACCGGCGGCGGTGTCACCTTCGACGGCCGGCCGCTGGACTACTCCTCCCGCGCCCTGAAGGCGTACCGCAGGCGCGTCCAGCTGGTCCTCCAGGATCCGAGCGGCTCGCTCAACCCGCGCCACACGGTGTACGACGCGGTGGCAGAGGGGCTGCGCATCCACGGGTACGGGGGCGACGAGCGCGCGGCGGTCGCGGGGGCGCTGTCCCGGGCGGGTCTGCGGCCTCCCGAGCGGTTCTTCCTGCGCTACCCGCACGAACTGTCCGGCGGCCAGCGTCAGCGCGTCGTCATCGCCGGAGCACTCGTGCTGGAGCCCGAACTCATCGTCGCCGACGAGCCGGTGGCCTCCCTCGACGCCTCCGTCCGCGGCGAGATCCTCGCGCTGCTCCTGCGGCTGCGCGACGAACTCGGCCTGTCCGCACTGGTGGTGACCCATGACCTGGGCCTCGCGTGGAACATCGCCGACCGGGTCGCGGTCATGTACCTCGGCCGGATCGTGGAGACCGGCCCCGTCGAACAGGTCCTGACCTCACCTCAACACCCGTACACGCAGGCCCTGTTGTCCGTCCTCCCGGAGGCTCCGGGCGAGCCGGTCGTGCTCGGGGGCGAGCCCCCGGACCCCTCCCGCATCCCGGGCGGCTGCCGCTTCCACGCCCGCTGCCAGGTGCTGGCGAGCGGGGAGGCGGAGCGGGCGGGTGTCGCGGACGCCTGCCGGGGACAGGACCTGGCCGTGCTGGACGGCGCGGGCGGGACCCAGGTGGCCTGCCACTGGGCGCGGGCGGTGCGGGCCGAGGCGTGA
- a CDS encoding bifunctional riboflavin kinase/FAD synthetase produces the protein MQRWRGLEDIPEDWGRSVVTIGSYDGVHRGHQLIIRHAVDRARELGVPSVVVTFDPHPSEVVRPGSHPPLLAPHHRRAELMADLGVDALLILPFTTEFSKLSPADFVVKVLVDKLHAKAVVEGPNFRFGHKAAGNVDFLREQGKTYDFEVEVVDLYVSGAAGGGEPFSSTLTRRLVAEGDVEGAREILGRPHRVEGVVVRGAQRGRELGFPTANVETLPHTAIPADGVYAGWLHAQGEIMPAAISVGTNPQFDGTERTVEAYAIDRVGLDLYGLHVAVDFLAFVRGQARFDSIEDLLVAIADDVKRSREMIEAYPGE, from the coding sequence GTGCAGCGCTGGCGTGGCTTGGAGGACATCCCCGAGGACTGGGGGCGCAGCGTCGTCACCATCGGTTCCTACGACGGGGTGCACCGCGGACACCAGCTGATCATCCGGCATGCCGTGGACCGCGCCCGCGAACTGGGCGTCCCCTCCGTCGTGGTCACCTTCGACCCGCACCCCAGCGAGGTGGTCCGCCCCGGCAGCCACCCGCCGCTGCTCGCCCCGCACCACCGCCGCGCCGAACTGATGGCCGACCTGGGCGTGGACGCGCTGCTGATCCTGCCGTTCACCACCGAGTTCTCGAAGCTGTCGCCCGCCGACTTCGTGGTCAAGGTGCTCGTCGACAAGCTGCACGCCAAGGCCGTCGTCGAGGGCCCCAACTTCCGCTTCGGCCACAAGGCCGCGGGCAACGTCGACTTCCTGCGCGAGCAGGGCAAGACGTACGACTTCGAGGTCGAGGTCGTGGACCTGTACGTGAGCGGCGCGGCCGGCGGCGGTGAGCCGTTCTCCTCGACACTGACCCGGCGGCTGGTCGCCGAGGGCGATGTCGAGGGCGCGCGCGAGATCCTCGGACGCCCGCACCGCGTCGAGGGCGTCGTCGTCCGGGGCGCCCAGCGCGGCCGTGAACTCGGCTTCCCCACGGCGAACGTCGAGACCCTCCCGCACACCGCGATCCCCGCCGACGGCGTCTACGCGGGCTGGCTGCACGCCCAGGGCGAGATCATGCCCGCCGCGATCTCCGTCGGCACGAACCCCCAGTTCGACGGCACCGAGCGCACCGTCGAGGCGTACGCCATCGACCGCGTCGGCCTCGACCTCTACGGCCTGCACGTCGCCGTCGACTTCCTCGCCTTCGTCCGTGGCCAGGCCCGCTTCGACTCCATCGAGGACCTGCTGGTGGCCATCGCGGACGACGTGAAGCGGTCGCGGGAGATGATCGAGGCGTACCCGGGCGAGTAG
- a CDS encoding trypsin-like peptidase domain-containing protein has translation MAGRGPRTGDLELPDAVRATWDDALVRVCDLAGRPRGTGFAADHHGTVVTSHEAVDGLVRLVLHSGDRSCVVTADAVVPLPDAGLALVRTEGLGLDPLPVSVRDHVATGTYVRIAAGTWREARVLETSAVTYTSTDRRHLLRGVLELAIGTAGADALRLGGGAAGGPVVDAATGTVVAVLGTALLPRTEDGTGPGDSAVHRAPGFAVPLRGVPGPLAELLARNAVTVPAYGADLNLAGALELTATSVGSDGPRPPGPPGSVGPAPEPVERADVVREFTAFEAGPAAVLGLVGPPGSGRTTELAALAARRSQGPEPAPTLWLRGADLLAGDSSVADAATRALERAGRIVAASRQNPGAEPGEDPRRPAGAELLPPAGYAGELGDIGPDRLARLACAAGRPLLLLLDGPEEMPPEPAHRLPAWTEATAAWLAETGARLVIGCRAEYWEHAGAEFPAELLHGPGSPVSPGGPPARAAGPPLPPCVRLGDLTEEEAARARSRAGIPEGVLAGDDARHPLVLRLLSEVRAALPDPPGEALDRDAVFAAHLDLMCLRVAVRLAAANGVRGTAVRRLAARVSGQVHEAARRSLGPGQGELDRASFEAVFPWGPAPGPRFAGTTGWASAVLTEGLLVPAGDGYRFAHEELADWIQGTHLDLDGALHTLVHRTRTPAGTGQGSGHAGATGPSRRRTRRAPSPPATSTGAARASVTSRRSSGATVPVPRHRIGPVVETLLLHGRQQGPAELTLRLEDLLQAVDDLLPPGRDPAGDALWWATHLCADVLLRVPDATPYTGVLVLLTERIVAWREQGRAVPAPFGPAFWAAVPLPPAERFDLLRRLVVTDPRRAGAADAILPGEPQAAPRHLDTVARLLAEDPTAVQPHLTRWFDDERGLPAMPHATVAAAAQALLYAHRRRALDDLAEALVDCAHRRGDELLAALAEEEPSAVCRAVDRWAHDERPARRVAAVAFGLRAAPFAATGADRELLRYAALAVLARPTDATLHGGALGILVRDPRTREPYLPQALERFAAGDARLSPDTLVAALATHPEPVFAAFRERLRRPGPDTAELLRTLADVTTPALARRIATLVRETVETCPETAPHIAAFVERRLDHGEGAHLVLFPLVSGLLAGCSRAVRTALAQVLAAPDTTASALLRRDLLDLLLAHERDPAVLDTVLSAAAHGFGPRGEEPTRDLVHRVGRLLVRTPAGATGFDRGLVDLARRVPGFASLMARWLNGTPDDWSSVVGPSTRRMIENLAGPRVPA, from the coding sequence CGGCCTCGACCCGCTTCCCGTCTCCGTGCGGGACCACGTCGCGACCGGCACGTACGTCAGGATCGCGGCGGGCACCTGGCGCGAGGCGCGGGTGCTGGAGACGTCCGCCGTGACGTACACCTCCACCGACCGCCGTCATCTCCTGCGCGGTGTGCTGGAGTTGGCGATCGGCACCGCGGGCGCGGACGCCCTCCGGCTGGGCGGCGGAGCGGCCGGGGGACCGGTCGTCGACGCCGCCACCGGCACCGTGGTCGCGGTCCTCGGCACCGCCCTGCTCCCGCGGACCGAGGACGGCACCGGCCCGGGGGACTCCGCCGTCCACCGGGCACCCGGCTTCGCCGTCCCCCTGCGCGGCGTCCCCGGCCCGCTCGCCGAGCTGCTCGCCCGCAACGCGGTGACGGTGCCCGCGTACGGAGCCGATCTGAACCTCGCCGGCGCCCTGGAGCTCACCGCGACCTCGGTCGGCTCGGACGGACCGCGTCCGCCGGGCCCGCCCGGGTCGGTGGGACCGGCACCCGAGCCCGTCGAACGCGCCGACGTCGTCCGGGAGTTCACCGCCTTCGAGGCGGGCCCCGCCGCCGTCCTCGGGCTTGTCGGCCCGCCCGGCAGCGGCCGTACGACGGAACTGGCGGCCCTCGCCGCCCGCCGCTCCCAGGGGCCGGAACCCGCCCCCACCCTGTGGCTGCGCGGCGCCGACCTCCTCGCCGGGGACAGCTCGGTGGCCGACGCGGCGACACGCGCCCTGGAGCGCGCCGGGCGGATCGTGGCGGCGTCGCGGCAGAACCCCGGAGCGGAACCGGGCGAGGACCCGCGCCGGCCCGCCGGGGCGGAGCTGCTGCCTCCCGCCGGGTACGCCGGGGAGCTGGGCGACATCGGGCCGGACCGGCTGGCCCGCCTGGCGTGTGCCGCAGGCAGGCCGCTGCTGCTCCTGCTGGACGGCCCCGAGGAGATGCCGCCCGAGCCGGCCCACCGGCTGCCGGCCTGGACGGAGGCGACGGCGGCCTGGCTGGCGGAGACCGGAGCGCGGCTCGTCATCGGCTGCCGGGCGGAGTACTGGGAACACGCCGGAGCGGAGTTCCCCGCGGAGCTGCTGCACGGGCCGGGCAGCCCGGTCTCCCCGGGGGGTCCTCCCGCGCGGGCGGCGGGCCCGCCCCTGCCTCCCTGCGTGCGGCTGGGGGACCTGACGGAGGAGGAGGCCGCACGGGCCCGGTCGCGCGCCGGGATCCCCGAAGGCGTCCTCGCCGGCGATGACGCCCGCCATCCCCTGGTGCTGCGGCTGCTCTCCGAGGTCCGCGCCGCGCTGCCGGACCCGCCGGGCGAGGCACTCGACCGTGACGCCGTGTTCGCCGCCCACCTCGACCTGATGTGCCTGCGGGTCGCCGTCCGGCTCGCCGCGGCGAACGGCGTGCGCGGCACCGCCGTACGCCGACTCGCCGCCCGGGTCTCCGGCCAGGTGCACGAGGCGGCGCGGCGCAGTCTGGGGCCCGGGCAGGGCGAGCTGGACCGCGCGTCCTTCGAAGCCGTCTTCCCCTGGGGACCGGCACCGGGACCGCGCTTCGCCGGCACCACGGGCTGGGCGTCCGCCGTCCTCACCGAAGGGCTCCTCGTCCCGGCCGGCGACGGCTACCGGTTCGCCCACGAGGAGCTGGCCGACTGGATCCAGGGCACGCACCTCGACCTGGACGGCGCGCTGCACACCCTGGTCCACCGGACGCGCACCCCCGCCGGCACCGGCCAGGGCTCCGGGCATGCCGGCGCCACCGGACCGAGCCGCCGCCGCACCCGCCGCGCCCCCTCGCCGCCGGCGACGTCGACGGGTGCCGCGCGGGCCTCGGTGACCTCCCGCAGGTCCTCGGGGGCCACGGTCCCCGTACCCCGCCATCGCATCGGCCCCGTCGTCGAGACCCTGCTCCTGCACGGCCGTCAACAAGGGCCCGCCGAACTGACCCTCCGTCTGGAGGACCTCCTGCAAGCGGTGGACGACCTTCTTCCGCCGGGGCGGGACCCCGCGGGCGACGCGCTCTGGTGGGCCACCCATCTCTGTGCCGACGTCCTGCTCCGGGTGCCCGACGCGACGCCGTACACCGGCGTCCTCGTGCTGCTCACCGAGCGGATCGTGGCCTGGCGGGAGCAGGGCCGGGCCGTACCGGCGCCCTTCGGCCCGGCGTTCTGGGCCGCCGTGCCGCTGCCGCCCGCCGAACGCTTCGACCTGCTCAGGCGCCTGGTCGTCACCGACCCCCGGCGGGCCGGGGCGGCCGACGCGATCCTCCCCGGAGAACCGCAGGCCGCACCGCGCCATCTCGACACCGTCGCCCGCCTCCTCGCCGAGGACCCCACGGCCGTCCAGCCGCATCTCACCCGCTGGTTCGACGACGAGCGGGGGCTGCCCGCGATGCCGCACGCGACCGTGGCGGCGGCCGCGCAGGCCCTGCTGTACGCGCACCGGCGGCGGGCTCTGGACGACCTGGCGGAGGCCCTGGTCGACTGCGCGCACCGGCGCGGTGACGAACTGCTGGCCGCGCTGGCGGAGGAGGAGCCGTCGGCCGTGTGCCGGGCGGTGGACCGGTGGGCCCACGACGAACGCCCGGCCCGCCGGGTCGCCGCCGTCGCGTTCGGGCTGCGCGCCGCGCCGTTCGCGGCCACCGGAGCCGACCGCGAGCTGCTGCGCTACGCCGCGCTCGCCGTGCTCGCCCGCCCCACCGACGCCACCCTGCACGGCGGCGCCCTCGGCATCCTCGTCCGGGATCCGCGCACCCGGGAGCCGTATCTGCCCCAGGCGCTGGAGCGCTTCGCGGCCGGAGACGCGCGGCTGTCGCCGGACACCCTGGTCGCCGCGCTCGCCACCCACCCGGAGCCGGTGTTCGCCGCCTTCCGCGAGCGGCTGCGGCGCCCCGGCCCGGACACGGCCGAGCTGCTGCGCACCCTCGCCGACGTCACCACACCCGCACTCGCCCGCCGGATCGCCACACTGGTCCGCGAGACCGTGGAGACCTGCCCGGAGACCGCCCCGCACATCGCCGCGTTCGTCGAGCGGCGTCTGGACCACGGCGAAGGCGCCCACCTCGTGCTCTTCCCCCTGGTCAGCGGCCTGCTCGCGGGGTGTTCCCGCGCGGTGCGGACAGCCCTTGCGCAGGTCCTCGCCGCGCCCGACACCACGGCGTCCGCCCTGTTGCGGCGCGACCTGCTCGACCTGCTGCTGGCCCACGAACGGGACCCCGCCGTCCTCGACACGGTCCTGAGTGCCGCCGCCCACGGCTTCGGCCCGCGCGGCGAGGAACCCACCCGTGACCTGGTGCACCGCGTCGGCCGCCTCCTCGTCCGAACCCCCGCCGGAGCCACCGGATTCGACCGCGGACTCGTCGACCTGGCCCGGCGCGTCCCGGGCTTCGCCTCCCTGATGGCCCGCTGGCTGAACGGCACGCCCGACGACTGGTCCTCCGTCGTGGGCCCCAGCACCCGCCGCATGATCGAGAACCTCGCGGGGCCGCGGGTCCCGGCCTGA